Below is a window of Hydrogenimonas sp. SS33 DNA.
CACCGCCGAACGCACGACGGAGGGCGGGGTGTTCTGGTTGCCGAAGAGCTGCGGCGACGTGCCGGTAAAATCGAAGAGCGCCTCTCCGTTGTCGTCCACGCTGATCGCCAGCCGAATCTCCGCCCCGCCGTCGAGCCGGTCGGCAAAGGCGTAGCGCCCCGCCCGCCGGGCCAGCCACCGGCGCATCGCATTTTCGCTGACGGCCAGGATCTCGGCCATGTAGCTTCGCACACTCTCTTCGCCGCTTTGCCCCATCAGCGCCAGTACACCCTCCAGGCCCGCCCTGTTGGCGGCCAGCTGCGCCCGCAGGTCGCTGAGGTTGTCGGCGATGTTTCTGGCCCCCGCCTTTTGTAAAAGGGCGACGACCTTCTCTTCCGCCATTCGCCCCTCTTGCACCAGCGCAAAGGCTTCGATGAGCGCCCCCTCTTCGCCGATAGTCGCGGAAAAGGGGGGCATGGAGCCCGGCACCTTGCCGCCGATGTCGGCGTGATGGCCCCGGCTGGCGACCCAGAAAAGCACTTCGCCCTCCCTGACGAAGGGGGTGGCGACGGTGATGTCGGGCAGGTGGGAGCCCCCTTCGTGCGGGGCGTTGGTGATGAAACTCACCCCCTCTTCGAAAGTGCCGAACTTTTCGATGAGCGCGCGCACGACGCTGCTCATGGAGCCCAGATGCACGGGAATGTGCGGCGCGTTGCTCACAAGCCGCCCATCAGCGTCGAAAATGGCGCAGGAGAAATCGAGGCGCTCCTTGATGTTGGTCGACACCGCGCTTTTTTGCAGCATCTGCCCCATCCTCTCGGCGATGAAATGGAAGCGGTTTTGCATCAGCGCCAGCCGGACGCCGTCGATACCGCTCTCCGGCTCTTTCGCCCGGGGCACATCGATGTAGAGGTCGCCGAAACCGTCCACCCGCGCCCGGCAGCCGGGCTCCAGAACGATGGTGGAGGTCTCCTGCATCACAAGTGCCGGCCCGGCGATTTCGGCGCCGCTGCCCAGTGCCGCCATTTCGTAGACCGGCGCGTCGTGCCACTCTCCCGCGAGGTAGAGGCGCTGGAAATGGATGGGGGAAGGTTTGCCCGCTTGGGGGGCGATGGTAGGGCGCGCCCATCCGTCGGTCTCGTAGGTCGCCACCAGGCGCACCGACTCGGCGATGAGCCCGCGCTCGGGCATCAAAAACCCGAACTGCCGCCGGTAGGCTTCTTCGAAAGCCGCTTTCGCCTTTTTGTATGGGACTTCGATACGGTTTTCGGCCCCCTCGTAGCGCACCGTCACCAGATAATCAAGCAAGGCCCCAGCCAGCGGCTCCTCCTCTTCAAGCCTTTCGCGCAGCGGTTCGTAGGCGGCGATGCCAAGCTTCTTTAACGGCAGTTCCACCAGCATAGAGGCGTCCCGCCGCCGTTTGGCCAGCGCCATGCCGTAGGCCGACAAAATCCCCGCGTAACGGTGGATGACGACCGTTCTTATGCCCAGCTTCTTCGCCACCGCCACCGCATGCTGCCCGCCGGCGCCGCCGAAGGCGCAGAGGCGGTGCGACGCCGCGTCGAACCCCCGCTTTTCGGTAATCTCGCGAATGGCGGCGGCCATCTGTTCGTTGGCCACTTCCAGGAATCCCTCGGCGACCGCTTCGATACTTTGGTTGAGGCGTTTCGCGATGGGTTCGAAACCCTCCCGTGCCGCCGCCACGTCAAGCGGCGCATCGCCGCCGGGGCCGAAAATGGCGGGAAAGAGGCGCGCATCGAGGCGCCCGGTGACGAGATTGGCGTCGGTAATGCTCAAAAAACCCCGCCGGCCGTAACAGAGCGGCCCCGGGTCCGCCCCGCTGCTTTCGGGCCCTACGACAAAAAGGCCGTCACGCAGGAAAAGACGGCTCCCGCCGCCGCTGGCCACCGTATGCAGATCCACCTGGGGAGCGCGGACTCTCATCCCCTCCACGGCGCTTTCGTGCCGCAGGGCGACCTGCCCGTCGTAGCGGCAGACATCGGTACTGGTTCCTCCCATGTCAAAACCGATGAGCGGCGTGCCCTCATAAATCGACGCCAGGGCCGTCACACCCCCCGCCGGGCCGCTGAGCAGCGCCCTGGAACCGCGAAAGGCCGCCATGGCGCACAGGTCGCCGCTGCTTTGCATCATCAAGGTTTTGGCGGCGATGTTACCGTCGAAAGCCGCGCGAAACGTGTCGAGGTAGTGTTGGAGTTTCGGCGTCAGGTAGGCGTCGCACAGCGTCGTCTGCGCCCTGGCCAGGTAACCCGGCATCGGGTCCACTCCGTGGCTGCAGGTCGTTCGCATGCCCCTTCGTTCCGCTTCCTCTGCCACGGCCTTTTCATGCGTGTCAAAGGCGTAAGCGTGCTTGAGGCAGATGGCGATGTTTTTCGTTTTGGCGTTTTTCAGGCGCGCCTGCAGTGCGGGCAGGTCGACTGCCTTTTCAACCTCCGCCCGCCCCCGGCGCCAAAGCACCCGTTCGGGCACTTCCACGATCTCTTCATAGAGCGGTTCGGGCTTTTCAATCTCCAGGGCGAAGAGGTCGGGGCGGCTCTGGTCACCGATGCGAAGCAGGTCTTTAAACCCCTCCGTCACCACCAGCGTCACCGGCTCGCCCTTGCGCTCCAGCAGCGCATTGGTGGCGATGGTGGTCCCCATACGGACCCAGCCGATCTTCTCGACCGGTATCTTTCGCACCTCCACGCCCAGTTCGCGAAAAACTTCGCCGATGGCGTGGCTGCACGCTTCCGGGTAGAACGGGCTTTGGCTGAGCACTTTTTTGACGATGAACCGCTCCCCCACCCGGGCGATGAGGTCGGTGAAGGTGCCGCCCCGGTCGATGGCGAATTGGATAGTTTCACCGCTCATTGCAAAAGCGAAACAGCTCCGTCATTTCAATCCCCTGATCTGGTAGGTGATATCGCCCGCGCCGAAAGCGACGATGAGTTCTTTATCGAAGGTTTTGAGCAGATTGCCCTCCTCGTCCAAAGCCTGGACACGGGGGCCTTCGCGATGGATGCGCGCGGCCATGGTCAGGTCGTAGCCGCCGAAAGCCCCCTGCAGGTCAATGGGCACTTCGACCTCTCCCGCCGCCCAGATGGGCAGGATGACCAGCTCGTCCACCCCGTCGAAGCAGTCGACGAAACCGGGCAGGTTGTCCATGGTACGGCTGTATTTGTGGGGCTGCCAAATGGCGCGGATCTTTCTGAACCCCCGCATATCGGCATAGGTACGCAGCGCCTTCATCGTCGCGGCGATCTCGGTGGGATGGTGGCCGTAATCGTCGAAAATGACCGTCTCGTCGTCGTTGTAGACAATATCAAAGCGCTTCTTGATTCCTTTGTAGTTCAGCAGATTGCGCCGGATCGTCTCCACATCCATGCCTTCGTGCAGCGCCGCCAGAATCACCAGCGACGCATCCAGGGCGATATGCTCCCCAAGGCCGTAGACGTCGAAGCTCCCGAACTCCTTGAAGCGGAAGCGGGTATGGGGCTCGTCGCCGATGAGAACGTATTCGATGTTTTGAATATCCCTGCTCGGGTAGAGCCGCACCGCCTCCAGGTCGAGCTTCGAGAGAAAGGGGTCTTCGGCGTTGACGACCCGCACCTCCGCCAGCTTTAGAAACTGCCGGTAGGCGCCGTAGAAACGCTCCAGGTCGTAGTCGTAATACTCCATGTGCTCGGGCTCGACATTGGTGACGATGGCCATATAGGGATGGCAGTTGAGAAAACTGGCGTCGCTCTCGTCCGCTTCGAAAACCACGTCATCGTTGGGCGCCGTGCGGACATTGGAATGGAACCGCTTGGAGATGGCGCCGATGACGGCGTTGGCATCTTCGAAAACCTCCGCCAGCATGGCGGAAGTGGTGCTTTTGCCGTGGGCCCCCGCCACGGCGTAGACCTTTTTCTCTTTTAAAATGAATTTCAGCGCCTCCTTGCGGGCATAGAGGGGAATGCCCAGTTCTTTGGCGCGTATGTATTCCGGATTGTTTTTGCGCACCGCCGCCGAGTGGATCACCATATCCGCCCCCTCCACCGCCTCGCCGTGGTGGGGAATGGTGATTTTCGCCCCAAATTTAAGCGCCAGTTCGTCGGTGATTTCGCTCTGGCGAATATCCGACCCGCTGATCGTATGCCCCTCTCCGGCCATGAATTTGGACAGCGCAGAAATGCCGATGCCGCCGATGCCGATGAAATGGATTTTCATAAGCCGATCCCAAGGGGTGAGAAGGTGGGAGAGTGAGAAGGTGGGAAGGTAAGAGAAAATAGAGGTCTCATGATTGGAAACTCTTTTTAAGGCTTTTGATCATTATGTGTATTCTATCGGTTTCGTCGGCCCATTGTCTCCCTCTTTCTCTTGGGATATAACCGATTTTCATGCCAATAAATATTTGGGTTTTCAATTCGGCTGCAGATGCCTGGGCCATATCCAAAAAACGCCAACTCTCTTTTTGGGAATCTCTTTCAACACCTTCGGCAATGTTACTGGCGATGGAGAGTCCTGACCGTGTGATTTGGTCTTTAAAACCAAAATCTTTACAATCTCGTAATCCAACGTAGATATCCGAACTCAATGCACATGCTTTTTTCCAGACATCCAAAGTTTCACATTTCATGAGGGCTTCTTTCTCACCTTCTAACTTTCTCACCAGCCGCAAAGCGGCGATCTCACCTTTTTAAAGATTCCAACTCTTTGAGAGCGCTTTCGAGGGCCTCTTTTTTCTCCTCCATGAACCCTTCGACGGAGGGTTTGAAGTTGGTCAGAAAAAAGCCGTAGGTTTCGCTGTCGTTGGGGTTTTGCGTATCGACCACCTCGTCGATGAAATCGTCCAGGGAGGTCTGCGATGCCGCGGCGGCGATGTGGGGCATCATGGCCCGGCTGATGGTTTCGTCGTTCGCGATGTGGTGCAGCACCAGAAAGATCTCCTTGGCCCCTTTGAAATCGTTCTCGCTCCAGCGTTCGATGCCGTGTTCGTAGATGCCCCGCAGGGTGTAGAGGTCCTGTTTGTCGGAGACGTCGAAAAAACGTTCCTGTGTCAGGTAGTCCGAGAGCCGGTCGAAGACCGTCTCCAGAATGGAGGTATAGAGTCTGTCCAGCCGCTCCGCGCCAAGGTCCAGGACAACGGCGGTATCGAGCACTTCATACATTCCGGCCACATCCTTGGCCTTGACGGCCGCCTCTTCCCTGTTGGCCAGGTCCATCATAAAAGAGGGGTCGTTCTTCAAATCTTCGAATTCGTTTTTCTGCATATTCGCCTCGCTTTAAAAAGTATGACATTTTACCACATACCCCCGCTTCTCCTTAGTTTGTTCAAATCAAAGTTTTGTTATTATTTATATATTCAATAACTTTCAATAAACGGCAGTAATTCATGATCTTTCTTTTAATGACCATCACTTTTCTATTGACGGCAGGATGTATCCTCCTTTTTCTTCGTTTTGCACAAAAATGGGGTTTTATTGATATCCCGAATGAACGAAGTATGCATACGAACCCGATTCCCCGGGGAGCCGGCCTCTGTTTCGGCGGTATCGCGCTGACGGTTTCCCTGATCAGCGTTTTCGCCGACCTGAATCACCTTCAGCGCTATGTTTTTGTCTATACCGCCGTGGCTGTTGTCTTTGCCGCGGGCTTCATAGACGACAGATATACGGTATCGCATAAACTGAAATTTCTTTTCATCATTGCCGCTGCGTCACTGGTCGCCTTTTACGGCATCGATATCGATTCCCTGGGTCACTTCCTCGGCTACGAGATCACCTTGCCCGCTATTGTCGCCATTCCTTTTACCATTTTCGCCATTACCGGTTTCACCAATGCATTGAATCTCACCGACGGGCTGGACGGTCTTGCGGGCATGATCTCCCTGGTCATGATGGGGGCGTTTCTCTGGATCGGCTACGTCAACCACGACGAATTGATGGTGATGCTCTCCTCCATCTTCATGGCCGCCACGGCCGCCTTCCTGCTTTTCAATTGGTATCCGGCCAAAGTCTTCATGGGTGACAGCGGCTCTCTGACCCTGGGATTCGTCATCGCCGTACTCGCCGTACGGGCCACCCATTTCATCGAACCGACCGCGGTCCTTTTCATCGTCGTACTGCCGGTTCTGGATACCTTCATCGTCATGACCCGGCGTATCCAGCGCGGCCTTTCACCCTTCGCCGCCGACAAAACCCATATGCACCACATCCTCTACAACCGCTACGAAGATGTAGCCTATACCACCATTCTGCTCGTCTATATCCAGATCGCCTTCACCATCATCGGCGTACAACTCAGACACTCCGACGGTTTTCTCTCTCTCATCCTCTTCGGCATTCTCTTTTTCATCATGCTCAACCTTTTCGACCAGCGCATCAAACGAAGACCGAAACAGAAAAAGAGAAGATTTCTCTGAGGTAGGTTTTGTTAAAGGCAAACCGCTCCGAAAGGAGCGGATAATCAGGCTTTGATAAAAGAGGGGGAATCGGTGTAGACGGTGGAGGGGTCGATGACGCCGTATCCGCCTGTGAGGACTTCCGGATTGGTAATGCCGTAGAGAGCGTAAATCGTCGCCGCGATACTGTATGCCGGAAACTGGAACGAATCGCGTGTGGGCCTGTTGTACAGCCGGGCTTTTGGAAGCCAGTTGTGCAACTCCGTCTCACCCACAATGCCGAGAGTATTCAGATATTTTTTTCCTCCAAACCAGTAGACCGCCTGGTTGTTCCCATGATCCCACCCTTTTGAACGGTTCAGATTGAGATTGCGGCCGAAATCTCCGTAGAGGACAATATTGATATTGTCCCGTCCCTCCGCTTTCGCATGCGCCATGGCGACTTCGATCGCTTCGAACATCTCTCTGGCGCGGCTTCTGTGCAGAGGAAGTGCATCGGAATGGTCATCCCATCCACTGTGCCCTCCGGAAATGGTCACCACTTTCGTATCGGGGTTGGTCGTCAAAATCCGCATCGCCGTTTCAAATTTTTTCCCGTCTATCGTTTTGGGATACTCTACCGGGATCTCTTTCGTTCTCGCCTCTTCGATAAAATCACTGATCTCATGGCGTTGTTTGAAAACCGTATTCAATGCATCGTAATGGTTGTGCCTAAGCATCAAAGCATCCAGGCGCTCACTGTAATGCACTTCGTTGAAAAGTTTGTTGGTGGAGTAGTCACCCAGATCTACCTGCCCCTGATCATCGACTTTGTATTTGTACGGGTTGTCAAAGTTCCTGTTAAAGGAAATGGGGCGCATAAAGGTCGGCAACGGCTCCTTTGTCGCGAAATCCTGGAGCAGTTTGTAGAATCCGCCGTCGATGCAGACATTCGGGAACAGGCTTTTTTCATTGACCGCCCCATGTTGCAGCAGCACATGCATGAGCGTCGTGACGATTCCCGACTCATACCCTTTGTCGTTCCCGTGGCAGTAACGTTTCTGATTGATGCCGTGGGCGACACTGGCATGGTCGCGGTAACAGGTTCTAAAAAGTGTCAGATCTCCGTTTTCAACCATTTTCTCCAGAATATCGCCGCCCGCTTCCTGCCAGAACCCGTTTTTCGTTACGGTAAAGTCATTTTCTCCGTAGGGAATCTGTGACAGGTCGTTTTCCCTGATTTCGGGAAGATGATTCAAATTGGAGACGGCATCGCTCATACCGCCGCCCAGGTAGACTACTATAGTCTGGGCATCGTTTTTTGCGAAAATTTCGGCATCGAAGGCTACATTTTCCAGAGGCAGGGCCGATGTGCCGTCATCGGGAATGATATCTGCCCGCAGCATGCCGGGCGCAACGGCCGCGGCAGCCGCGATTCCAATGGCACTTTTCAAAAATTCCCTTCGTTTCATGATGCATCTCCTCTCGTTACTTTCGTGTATGTATAAATCTCACTCTGGCGGGAAAAGTAGTCAAATGCCAACAACATGACGGCGAATTTGTCCCACTCGCTCATCTGCTCGGTATCGATTCCCGCCTCCTTCACGATCTCCGTCAATGTTTCGGTTTCATCCCCGGTCATTTTTCTACCCACGATATCTTCAAACATCTCGTTGAGATAACTTTTCAGGTCCTTTCCGGGATATCGCTTTTTCAAGTCCGCCGGATTCCAGCCGTCGCCTTTTCTGTTGAGGAAAACGTTGCTTCTGATGTATTGATGCAGGCGGATGACACTGTCTGTATCCGACACACCTTCGTCCAGCCGTCCCAGCTTGTAGGTAAAAGGGGCCTGACTGCTGGGAATCAGACAAGCTGTCAGCAGATTGCGGAATGTGGTGCCTGAGGGCTTCATATCCAACAGATGCGCCAGTCCGAAATAGAGCTCCTCTCCACTTTTGAGACGATCGGACTCCAGCAGAAATTTGTCGGAAAAGAGGATCTGTTCGAAAATATCCTGAAAGGTTTTCGGATTGGACGCCAAAATGGCAGCGGCGGCTTTTTTCTTCTCATCGCTGGAGAATGTCGGGAAAAAGAGCCCCACCAACCGGTCGACCACTGTCGGGACAAGACGCGGACTGCCTGCCACCATTTTGTAGAAATCCGTACCCGTCGTTATACCTTTGTTGAAAATCTCCACAGTTTCGCTGTTGATTTCCGCGGGATTGTTCGTATCATTGTAGAAGCGGAAGATATCTCCGTAATCTCCTTTCCCGTTCTCTTTCTCCCGCCGGACTTCCCATCTCCAGTTCCTGAGTGCTTTCGCCGCCAGAGGGACATGGGAGTCGTCATAGTCATAAAGCCAGATCTCCAGCATCTCCCTGCCGTTGTCCTCAGGGCTTCTGAAGCGTGCCCAGTTCTCTTTGGAAACCATGTGTTCATAGACGATCTGACGAATCGTCTTTTTGTCGGCCAGTGCCTTTTCAAGCCGTTCATAGTTGCTCGCAATCAGTTCCGGGAACTTGACGACACTGTCCACTTCGTAGGCGGGAGAGAACATGATCGTCTGATCGAGCACGTAGGCGATCCATTCGTTGAAATAGGATTCACTCAGCCTCGTATAGTAGAGCGTGGAAGCGATATGGGCGAAAATTCTCCAGCGTTTTTCAAACAGACTGTTTCCTGCTCGCGCATTGTAGGGGATTTCATATGTATCCTGATAGATCTTGTCGAGATCCGGCTGTGCTACCCCGGTCGCATGAAGTTTGTTGCGGAAATCGCTGATGAAGTGACCGCTTGCGATCTCTTTTTTGATGGTTGCTATGTCTCTTGCTTTGTAGAGAGTATTGTAGAGTTTTTTGGCGACATAGATGCGCTGCTCTTCGCTCAACCGGTTGAACGCATTGTCGTCGAGCTGAACAAATGCAAACCGATCGGATCCGCCGCTTTTTTTCGTCTCCTCGGAGGTGACGACCTTCTGAGGTGATTTTTCCGCCTCTTTCGCAAGGGTTTCGGCGACATGTTCTTTCGCCTCTTCCCGTGTCACGGGCCTGATCCCCTCGATTCCATACTCCTCTTTCAGGCTTTGCACAAGCGAAGCGATCTCGTCGTCGTTTTCGGGAATTTTCTCGATTCCTTTCGCTTTCAACGCATCCGCAACCCGGGCGTCGATGCGGATCTTTCCGCCGTCGGGATCACTGTCCAGCGACTGCAGCAGTGCCGCAACCGCAGGGTCCGTCTCCACAAAAACGACGCCGTTCTCCAGCTTGTCGGCAGGAATGGTGCGAAGGAGAATACCCCCCAGATAGAAACTGCATGCGGATCCTTTTTCAAAACGGAAGCTTCCGTCACTGTCCGTGACTCCGCTGTTGTTTCCGCACCGATAGGAGATGCCGGCCACCGCTTCATCTACATAATATCCCGTCCCGCTTGAGCGTGTCTGTTCGGTGGCACTGTTGCTGCCGTTGCTGCCGCCGCAGCCGGTCAGAAACAGCACCGCCAATGCGGGGATGACAACTGTCAGCCAAAATTTCTTCATCGTTTTCCTCCGTTTTTCAGCCTCTATGGGCAATTCCGTGAGTATTATAGTACACACGGTGCGCAGAAAGAGTGAATTTTCATTTTCGTTAATGAAAGATCACTCACATTCACATTGTCAACCGTTTTGTAAATCGGGAAGGATGTTCGGGAAAAGAGATGTTTCTCCGAAACACTCTTCATGGGCATGAAGAGGCAACCCGGCTGTCTTCTTCCGTCAAAGACCCGTGGCTTTCCGTCCCTGCTTCACAACAGGTTTGGCAATAGGCAGATTTACCTGCAAAAGAGCTTGCCGGACATAGATCCGACATTTCGTTCACATCAATTATATCGGTATATCTTCGATTTATTTCATTCCTGTCGTCTCTCTTTTTTTGAATGACTGTTAACACATTGCCGGGAATCCCGGAAACAGTACACCATTCCGATTTCATGAAACCTGATACGACTGCAACTCTACGATTCAATCCTTTTCGCCGTGAAATGCCGGCATCCTAATTTAAATCGGTTCGAAGTCGATATTTAATAAAATAATATTGATACAAACAAGGGGGGAACGGTTTTATGATGAAAGGCATCATTCTCGCAGGCGGGAGCGGAACGAGACTCTATCCCGCGACACAGGTGATCAGTAAGCAACTGCTTCCCGTATATGACAAGCCGATGATCTATTATCCACTCTCCGTTCTGATGCTTGCGGGCATCAGGGAGGTATTGATTATCTCCACCCCCGAGGACCTCCCCCGGTTCGAGCAGCTTCTGGGTGACGGAAGCCACCTGGGTATGAAGTTCGAATACGCCGTTCAGGAACACCCCAACGGGCTTGCCGAAGCTTTCATTATCGGCGAAAAGTTTATAGGTGACGATGGGGTCTCCCTGATACTCGGCGACAACATTTTTTACGGTCCGGGACTGACCCCTTTGGTCGAAGCGGCGGCACATAGAAAAGACGGTGCGACCATTTTCGGCTACCAGGTCAAGGACCCCGAACGCTACGGTGTCGTTGAATTCGACGAAAAGATGAATGTCATTTCCATCGAGGAGAAACCGGCAAAACCCAAAAGCAATTTCGCGGTCACAGGCCTCTATTTTTACGACAATGACGTCATAGACATCGCAAAAAACACCCAGCCCTCCGCACGCGGTGAACTGGAGATCACCTCCGTCAACAAGGAGTATCTGCGGCGCGGAAAACTTCGGGTAGAATTGCTGCGGCGCGGATATGCCTGGCTCGACACGGGTACCCATGAAAGTATGGCCGAAGCGGGCACTTTCATTCGTACCATCGAACACCGCCAGGGATACAAAGTCGCCTGTATCGAGGAGATCGCCCACTACAAGGGATGGATCTCCGACGAAGAGCTCATCGCTCTGGCGGAGCCCTATAAACAGACCGAATACGGCCGATACATGATTGAGATGGCGAAATCCCGATGAAACATCTTCTTGTCACCGGAGGAGCCGGCTTCATCGGCAGCAACTTCGTTCCCTATTTTCTGGAAAAACATCCCGACTACCACCTGGTCAATCTCGACCTGCTTACCTATGCCGGCAACCCCGACAACCTCAAAGAGGTGGAAGGTCATCCCCGTTACAGTTTCATCCGGGGGAATATCTGCAACCGGGAACTGGTCGAATATATATTCGATACCTTTGACATCGAAGGGGTCATCCACTTCGCCGCCGAAAGCCATGTGGACAACTCCATCGCCGATCCGGGCATCTTCATGGAGACCAACATCAACGGCACTTTCACCCTGCTTGACGTCGCCTACAGACACTGGATGGAAGCCCCTTTCAAATACAAAGAGAAATATCTGAAAAATTCAGAACACAGAGCCCTCCCCCGCTTCCACCACATCAGTACGGACGAAGTCTACGGCACCCTGGGCGAGACGGGACTGTTTACCGAAGAGACCCCCTACGTCCCCAACTCACCCTACTCCGCATCGAAAGCGGGCAGCGACATGGTCGTGCGAAGTTACCACCACACCTACGGCATGAACACGGTCATCACCAACTGCTCCAACAACTACGGCCCCAAACAGCACGACGAAAAGCTCATACCCACCATCATACGAAACGCCGTCCGGGGCAACCCCATCCCCATTTACGGCGACGGTAAAAACATCCGCGACTGGCTCTATGTGCTCGACCACTGCAAAGGCATCGACCTGGCCTACCACAAAGGCAGCGCGGGCGAAACCTACAACATCGGCGGCCGCAACGAGCGGGACAACCTCTACATCGCCGACAAGATATGTGAAATTCTCGACGAATTGCACCCCATAGAAAAAAACACCGAGTTTTCGCCCGAAAGCCGAAACCCGAAACCCGGAACCTACAAAGACCTCATAACTTTTGTGCCAGACCGCCCGGGCCATGACCGGCGATACGCCATCGACGCCACGAAGATCGAAACCGAACTCGGCTGGAGAGCCGACGAAAATTTCGAGAGCGGCATACTGAAAACCGTCCGATGGTATCTGGAGAAGTATCTATGATCAGCATTCCCTCAGAATACAGAAAGTTTTTTTACAAGGAGAATCTCTACTTTACGGCAAGTGCATCCACTGCTCTCTATCTGTTTCTCAAAGCCCGTGGAATTTTCCGGAAAAAAGTTATTGTTCCTTCCAATATCTGCTATACCGTTCCCTACACGATTCTTGGTTCCGGAAACACACCCCTCTTTTGCGATATTGACCCCGAAAGCGGAAATCCTTCCCGCAACGGAATCGAAAAGTTATTGGAAACAGATGAAAACATCGGGGCTCTCGTACTTCCGCATATGTTTGGGAATCCTGTCCGGGAAAGAACCGGAATCCGTCGCCTTTGCAGAGAACACGAAATTGCCTTCATCGATGACTGCGCAGGCGCTCTGGGCCTGGAAGACCTCGACGGCGGCATCGCCGAAAACGCCGATGCGGTGATATTCAGTTTCAACTACAACAAGCATATTGCGCTGGGGATGGGCGGTTTGCTGGCAACCGATGAAACAATCGATATATCCGCCCTCTCTTCATCCATCAAAAACGATGTATCGGTCTATCTTTACAAAAGCAGGATGATCGACAGGCTCTACAAACCTCTTCTCTATTCCGATGATTATGATTTGCTCGTCGGAAA
It encodes the following:
- a CDS encoding four helix bundle protein; translated protein: MRKLEGEKEALMKCETLDVWKKACALSSDIYVGLRDCKDFGFKDQITRSGLSIASNIAEGVERDSQKESWRFLDMAQASAAELKTQIFIGMKIGYIPRERGRQWADETDRIHIMIKSLKKSFQS
- the murC gene encoding UDP-N-acetylmuramate--L-alanine ligase; the protein is MKIHFIGIGGIGISALSKFMAGEGHTISGSDIRQSEITDELALKFGAKITIPHHGEAVEGADMVIHSAAVRKNNPEYIRAKELGIPLYARKEALKFILKEKKVYAVAGAHGKSTTSAMLAEVFEDANAVIGAISKRFHSNVRTAPNDDVVFEADESDASFLNCHPYMAIVTNVEPEHMEYYDYDLERFYGAYRQFLKLAEVRVVNAEDPFLSKLDLEAVRLYPSRDIQNIEYVLIGDEPHTRFRFKEFGSFDVYGLGEHIALDASLVILAALHEGMDVETIRRNLLNYKGIKKRFDIVYNDDETVIFDDYGHHPTEIAATMKALRTYADMRGFRKIRAIWQPHKYSRTMDNLPGFVDCFDGVDELVILPIWAAGEVEVPIDLQGAFGGYDLTMAARIHREGPRVQALDEEGNLLKTFDKELIVAFGAGDITYQIRGLK
- a CDS encoding hydantoinase B/oxoprolinase family protein, with translation MSGETIQFAIDRGGTFTDLIARVGERFIVKKVLSQSPFYPEACSHAIGEVFRELGVEVRKIPVEKIGWVRMGTTIATNALLERKGEPVTLVVTEGFKDLLRIGDQSRPDLFALEIEKPEPLYEEIVEVPERVLWRRGRAEVEKAVDLPALQARLKNAKTKNIAICLKHAYAFDTHEKAVAEEAERRGMRTTCSHGVDPMPGYLARAQTTLCDAYLTPKLQHYLDTFRAAFDGNIAAKTLMMQSSGDLCAMAAFRGSRALLSGPAGGVTALASIYEGTPLIGFDMGGTSTDVCRYDGQVALRHESAVEGMRVRAPQVDLHTVASGGGSRLFLRDGLFVVGPESSGADPGPLCYGRRGFLSITDANLVTGRLDARLFPAIFGPGGDAPLDVAAAREGFEPIAKRLNQSIEAVAEGFLEVANEQMAAAIREITEKRGFDAASHRLCAFGGAGGQHAVAVAKKLGIRTVVIHRYAGILSAYGMALAKRRRDASMLVELPLKKLGIAAYEPLRERLEEEEPLAGALLDYLVTVRYEGAENRIEVPYKKAKAAFEEAYRRQFGFLMPERGLIAESVRLVATYETDGWARPTIAPQAGKPSPIHFQRLYLAGEWHDAPVYEMAALGSGAEIAGPALVMQETSTIVLEPGCRARVDGFGDLYIDVPRAKEPESGIDGVRLALMQNRFHFIAERMGQMLQKSAVSTNIKERLDFSCAIFDADGRLVSNAPHIPVHLGSMSSVVRALIEKFGTFEEGVSFITNAPHEGGSHLPDITVATPFVREGEVLFWVASRGHHADIGGKVPGSMPPFSATIGEEGALIEAFALVQEGRMAEEKVVALLQKAGARNIADNLSDLRAQLAANRAGLEGVLALMGQSGEESVRSYMAEILAVSENAMRRWLARRAGRYAFADRLDGGAEIRLAISVDDNGEALFDFTGTSPQLFGNQNTPPSVVRSAVLYALRAMLRRPLPLNDGLLAPVRLVLPEGSLLNPSADAAVVGGNVTTSQRIVDVVLGAFGEAAASQGCMNNVTFGNDAFGYYETIAGGAGATAQADGCDGVHTHMTNTRITDVEILERRYPVVVESFALRHGSGGMGAHAGGDSLIRHYRFLEPMAFAILSERRVFAPFGMAGGEPGEKGRNLLIREGVIRDLGAKARLQVFPGDVVRIETPGGGGYGPIRED
- a CDS encoding DUF1501 domain-containing protein; the encoded protein is MKRREFLKSAIGIAAAAAVAPGMLRADIIPDDGTSALPLENVAFDAEIFAKNDAQTIVVYLGGGMSDAVSNLNHLPEIRENDLSQIPYGENDFTVTKNGFWQEAGGDILEKMVENGDLTLFRTCYRDHASVAHGINQKRYCHGNDKGYESGIVTTLMHVLLQHGAVNEKSLFPNVCIDGGFYKLLQDFATKEPLPTFMRPISFNRNFDNPYKYKVDDQGQVDLGDYSTNKLFNEVHYSERLDALMLRHNHYDALNTVFKQRHEISDFIEEARTKEIPVEYPKTIDGKKFETAMRILTTNPDTKVVTISGGHSGWDDHSDALPLHRSRAREMFEAIEVAMAHAKAEGRDNINIVLYGDFGRNLNLNRSKGWDHGNNQAVYWFGGKKYLNTLGIVGETELHNWLPKARLYNRPTRDSFQFPAYSIAATIYALYGITNPEVLTGGYGVIDPSTVYTDSPSFIKA
- a CDS encoding MraY family glycosyltransferase, with the protein product MHTNPIPRGAGLCFGGIALTVSLISVFADLNHLQRYVFVYTAVAVVFAAGFIDDRYTVSHKLKFLFIIAAASLVAFYGIDIDSLGHFLGYEITLPAIVAIPFTIFAITGFTNALNLTDGLDGLAGMISLVMMGAFLWIGYVNHDELMVMLSSIFMAATAAFLLFNWYPAKVFMGDSGSLTLGFVIAVLAVRATHFIEPTAVLFIVVLPVLDTFIVMTRRIQRGLSPFAADKTHMHHILYNRYEDVAYTTILLVYIQIAFTIIGVQLRHSDGFLSLILFGILFFIMLNLFDQRIKRRPKQKKRRFL